In Micromonospora sp. WMMD980, the following are encoded in one genomic region:
- a CDS encoding GNAT family N-acetyltransferase — translation MPHLERLAAHHAPALLRFERENRAYFARFVADRGDAYFAGFAARHAALLDEQERGVCHFHLLVDDDGSVLGRFNLFDVADGGAELGYRVAEHATGRGVARRGVQAVCDLARTEYGLRRLVASAALANPASLTVLRRAGFVPDGEVEVGGKPAVRHVLDLTAQTSTGGSAW, via the coding sequence GTGCCACACCTCGAACGCCTCGCCGCCCACCACGCGCCCGCGTTGCTGCGGTTCGAGCGGGAGAACCGGGCATACTTCGCCCGGTTCGTCGCCGACCGGGGCGACGCGTACTTCGCCGGCTTCGCGGCCCGGCACGCGGCCCTGCTCGACGAGCAGGAGCGCGGCGTCTGCCACTTCCACCTGCTGGTGGACGACGACGGCAGCGTGCTCGGCCGGTTCAACCTCTTCGACGTGGCCGACGGCGGCGCCGAACTGGGCTACCGGGTGGCCGAGCACGCCACCGGGCGCGGCGTGGCCCGACGCGGCGTCCAGGCCGTCTGCGACCTGGCCCGGACCGAGTACGGTCTGCGCCGGCTGGTCGCCTCGGCCGCGCTGGCGAACCCGGCGTCGCTGACGGTGCTGCGGCGCGCCGGCTTCGTGCCGGACGGCGAGGTGGAGGTGGGCGGGAAGCCGGCCGTGCGGCACGTCCTCGACCTGACCGCTCAGACCTCCACCGGCGGCTCCGCCTGGTAG
- a CDS encoding VOC family protein, with protein MTMRVTGFDHLVLAVEDVERSLDFYCGTLGLAPVRVDRWRAGEVPFPSVRVDAGTMIDLVAGAPGGSNVDHFCLVVAPVDWAAVVASGRFTVLTGPVPRFGARGTGTSIYVSDPDGNTVELRSYDSLA; from the coding sequence ATGACGATGCGTGTGACCGGTTTCGACCACCTGGTGCTGGCGGTGGAGGACGTCGAGCGCTCCCTCGACTTCTACTGCGGCACGCTCGGCCTGGCCCCGGTGCGGGTCGACCGCTGGCGCGCCGGCGAGGTGCCGTTCCCCTCGGTGCGCGTCGACGCCGGCACCATGATCGACCTGGTGGCCGGCGCGCCGGGCGGGTCCAACGTGGACCACTTCTGCCTGGTGGTGGCGCCGGTCGACTGGGCGGCGGTGGTGGCGTCCGGGCGGTTCACGGTGCTGACCGGGCCGGTGCCGCGCTTCGGCGCGCGGGGCACCGGCACCTCGATCTACGTCAGCGACCCGGACGGCAACACGGTCGAACTCCGCAGCTACGACTCGCTAGCCTGA
- a CDS encoding LLM class flavin-dependent oxidoreductase: MSGPGRTLAIMRIGIVILPDQRWSEARHRWAQADEWGFDHAWTYDHLGWRDLVDGPWFDSWTTLTAAATVTSRVRLGTLVASPNFRHPAAFARQVTALDDVSGGRVLLGLGAGGIGFDSAVLGGETLPPRQRVDRFAEFTELLDLILREDGTTWRGEWFAAVDARNNPGCVQRPRVPFVLAANGPRSMRLVARFGQGWVTTGLGGDDLEGWWGTVAELSERMTRTLDEAGRDPATLDRYLSLDSAPVFSLTSADLFAEQVARAARLGFTDVVTHWPRASSWYAGDEAVLAEVAALLPELRR; encoded by the coding sequence ATGTCCGGCCCGGGTCGTACCCTGGCGATCATGCGAATTGGCATCGTGATCCTGCCCGACCAGCGCTGGTCGGAGGCGCGTCACCGGTGGGCCCAGGCGGACGAGTGGGGCTTCGACCACGCCTGGACCTACGACCACCTGGGCTGGCGTGACCTGGTCGACGGGCCCTGGTTCGACTCCTGGACGACGCTGACCGCGGCGGCGACGGTGACCTCCCGGGTCCGCCTCGGCACGCTCGTCGCCTCGCCGAACTTCCGCCACCCGGCGGCGTTCGCCCGCCAGGTCACCGCGCTGGACGACGTCTCCGGCGGCCGGGTGCTGCTCGGGCTCGGCGCGGGCGGCATCGGCTTCGACTCGGCGGTGCTGGGCGGGGAGACGCTGCCGCCCCGGCAGCGGGTGGACCGGTTCGCCGAGTTCACCGAGCTGCTCGACCTGATCCTGCGCGAGGACGGCACGACCTGGCGCGGGGAGTGGTTCGCCGCGGTGGACGCCCGCAACAACCCCGGTTGCGTCCAGCGGCCCCGGGTGCCGTTCGTGCTGGCGGCGAACGGGCCCCGCTCGATGCGGCTGGTCGCCCGGTTCGGGCAGGGCTGGGTCACCACCGGCCTCGGCGGCGACGACCTGGAGGGCTGGTGGGGCACGGTGGCGGAGCTGTCCGAACGGATGACCCGGACGCTCGATGAGGCCGGCCGGGATCCGGCCACGCTCGACCGCTACCTCTCGCTCGACTCGGCCCCGGTCTTCTCGCTGACCAGCGCCGACCTGTTCGCCGAGCAGGTGGCCCGGGCGGCCCGGCTGGGCTTCACCGACGTGGTGACGCACTGGCCCCGAGCCAGCAGTTGGTACGCCGGCGACGAGGCGGTGCTGGCCGAGGTGGCCGCGCTGCTGCCGGAGCTGCGCCGCTAG
- a CDS encoding SRPBCC family protein, with amino-acid sequence MAADPVRVHETTTVDLPVNAETAFSFMWDPASTRTLFDSTEVAVTLPGRSGVGEIQAFVQRTPEGRLGILHEVIEMEQGRRAVTRSLMYPPTWGALTVEPLDPGSCRLTQEFWADLPAGVLAGTDRALRDQFRQRLHELAARLGAWARDHRP; translated from the coding sequence GTGGCGGCCGATCCGGTGCGGGTCCATGAGACGACCACCGTCGACCTGCCGGTGAATGCGGAGACGGCATTTTCGTTCATGTGGGATCCAGCGTCCACCCGCACGCTCTTCGACTCGACGGAAGTGGCGGTGACTCTGCCCGGGCGTAGCGGGGTCGGCGAGATCCAGGCGTTCGTGCAGCGGACCCCGGAGGGCCGGCTCGGCATTCTGCACGAGGTGATCGAGATGGAACAGGGCCGCCGCGCGGTGACGCGTAGTCTGATGTACCCGCCGACGTGGGGTGCGCTCACCGTTGAGCCGCTGGACCCTGGATCGTGCCGCCTCACTCAGGAGTTCTGGGCCGACCTTCCCGCGGGCGTGCTGGCGGGCACCGACCGGGCATTGCGCGATCAGTTTCGCCAGCGGTTGCACGAGCTGGCCGCCCGACTCGGCGCCTGGGCTCGCGATCACCGCCCCTAG
- a CDS encoding LysR family transcriptional regulator has protein sequence MLERYEIEAFLTLAEELHFGRTAERLRVTTGRTSHVVRRLERRIGAPLFERTSRVVRLTPIGERLAEEMRPLVAGIEEAVRRAVDAGRGLTGELRVAYVGESTAPVLLRAVARFSERHPDCEVHVHEAPLATTRSSLVDGTIDVLIASYPFDGMANGPALLHERRLLAVAAGHPLAGAESVSLEVLGDHPVIQYPAVTSAAFKRDRTPDRTPAGRPVPKGPVGGSFSEMLALVALGRGVLPVGEQTRQYHARPDLAYVPIHDAPPIRRGPVWLAGNTTTRVREFVRAAVDANPPPAD, from the coding sequence GTGCTGGAGCGGTACGAGATCGAGGCGTTCCTGACCTTGGCCGAGGAGCTGCACTTCGGGCGCACCGCCGAGCGGCTGCGGGTGACCACCGGGCGGACCAGCCACGTGGTGCGGAGGCTGGAACGGCGGATCGGCGCGCCGCTGTTCGAGCGGACCAGCCGCGTGGTCCGGCTCACCCCGATCGGTGAGCGCCTGGCCGAGGAGATGCGCCCACTGGTGGCCGGCATCGAGGAAGCGGTCCGGCGGGCCGTGGACGCCGGGCGTGGCCTCACCGGCGAGCTGCGGGTGGCGTACGTCGGTGAGTCGACCGCCCCGGTGCTGCTGCGGGCGGTGGCCCGGTTTAGCGAACGCCACCCGGACTGCGAGGTGCACGTTCACGAGGCCCCGCTGGCCACCACCCGGTCGAGCCTGGTCGACGGCACGATCGACGTGCTGATCGCCTCGTACCCGTTCGACGGGATGGCGAACGGCCCGGCGCTGCTGCACGAACGCCGGCTGCTCGCGGTGGCCGCGGGTCACCCGCTGGCCGGCGCGGAGTCGGTGTCGCTGGAGGTGCTCGGCGACCATCCGGTGATCCAGTATCCGGCGGTGACGTCGGCCGCGTTCAAGCGGGACCGCACGCCGGACCGGACGCCGGCCGGCCGCCCGGTGCCGAAGGGCCCGGTCGGCGGCAGCTTCTCCGAGATGCTCGCGCTCGTCGCGCTCGGGCGCGGGGTGCTGCCGGTCGGCGAGCAGACCCGGCAGTACCACGCCCGGCCCGACCTGGCCTACGTGCCGATCCACGACGCGCCGCCGATCCGGCGCGGTCCGGTCTGGCTGGCCGGCAACACCACCACCCGGGTACGCGAGTTCGTCCGCGCGGCGGTCGACGCCAACCCGCCCCCGGCGGACTGA
- a CDS encoding NUDIX domain-containing protein, which yields MRDEIRALVEELTPGDEREARHREEALAWLAGTEDVFRRVKPRTPSPHLVAYFLLRDPADGAVLLVDHRNAGMWLPSGGHVEPGEHPAETVRRELREELGVPAVFAPAYGERPAFLTVTETVGPPEQRHTDVSLWFVLTADRGQRFTPDPVEFRGIRWWPPAEVAAAPAGTVEPHLGRMLAKLAAVTP from the coding sequence ATGCGGGACGAGATCCGGGCCCTGGTCGAGGAGTTGACGCCGGGCGACGAGCGGGAGGCGCGGCACCGGGAGGAGGCGCTGGCCTGGCTGGCCGGCACGGAGGACGTCTTCCGCCGGGTCAAGCCGCGCACCCCGTCGCCGCACCTGGTCGCGTACTTCCTGCTCCGCGACCCGGCCGACGGCGCGGTGCTCCTCGTCGACCACCGCAACGCCGGCATGTGGCTGCCCAGCGGCGGTCACGTCGAGCCGGGCGAGCACCCGGCCGAGACGGTGCGTCGCGAGCTGCGCGAGGAGTTGGGCGTGCCGGCGGTGTTCGCGCCGGCGTACGGCGAGCGCCCGGCGTTCCTCACGGTCACCGAGACGGTCGGCCCGCCCGAGCAGCGGCACACCGATGTCAGCCTGTGGTTCGTGCTGACCGCCGACCGTGGGCAGCGTTTCACCCCCGACCCGGTCGAGTTCCGGGGCATCCGCTGGTGGCCGCCGGCGGAGGTGGCCGCGGCCCCGGCCGGCACGGTCGAGCCGCACCTGGGCCGGATGCTGGCGAAGCTGGCCGCCGTCACGCCTTGA
- a CDS encoding aminotransferase class IV codes for MLVRTRAPASPPAGPLALAAYEYERFLPAVKHVGELAKSHLARRAVRDGFDDAAFVDRTGRFTEATIWNLVFADGDAVVWPDAPMLVGTTMGILRRQLDRLGVPQRTRPVTRDDLPGFAGAAVLNSRTPGVPVSRIGPVRFPEAEEFLATLHRAYQAEPPVEV; via the coding sequence CTGCTGGTCCGGACCCGTGCCCCCGCGTCACCGCCGGCCGGGCCGCTGGCGCTGGCGGCGTACGAGTACGAGCGGTTCCTCCCGGCGGTGAAGCACGTCGGTGAGCTGGCGAAGAGTCACCTCGCCCGCCGGGCGGTCCGGGACGGCTTCGACGACGCCGCGTTCGTGGATCGGACGGGCCGGTTCACCGAGGCGACGATCTGGAACCTGGTGTTCGCCGACGGTGACGCGGTGGTCTGGCCGGATGCGCCGATGCTGGTCGGCACCACCATGGGCATCCTCCGGCGGCAGTTGGACCGGCTCGGCGTGCCGCAGCGGACCCGGCCGGTGACGCGGGACGACCTGCCCGGCTTCGCCGGGGCGGCGGTGCTGAACTCTCGGACACCAGGGGTGCCGGTGTCCCGGATCGGCCCGGTGCGGTTCCCGGAGGCCGAGGAGTTCTTGGCCACGCTGCACCGGGCCTACCAGGCGGAGCCGCCGGTGGAGGTCTGA